In Thermus aquaticus, the sequence CCAGGCGCTTAGGAGGGGGCTTGGGGGGCTCCTCGGGCTTCACGGGCTCGGGGGCTTCCTTGGGGGCCTCGCCCCTGGCCTCCGGGGCTAGGAGGTCCTCCAGCCGGGCCTCCCCCCGTTCCAGGGCCTCGAGGCGCCCCCGCAAAGGAAAGGCCTCCCAGTCGGCGGCCAGGGCCCGGGCCAGGGCCACCAGGGCCTTTTCCGGGTCCCCCTCCAGGCCCTTCGCCCCCACGCCCCCAAGCCAGAGGCGCTTCCCCTTCACCAGGCAGAGCTCGGGCACCGGGGCGAAGGCCACCCCCCGGGCCTTCAGGGCAAGGAGGGTCCTGGTGAGCGCCTCCAGCCAGCCCCTGAGGCGGCTTTCCTCAGCCACCCCCAGGTACTGGCTCAGGGGCACGGCCCCCAGGGGCCACTCCAGGACCCAGGCTTCCGGCAAGGTTTCCAGAAGGGCCAGGACTCCTTCCCCTTTCACGGGCTCTCCCTGGGCGCCTTTCAGGATCATGACCGGCATGCCCGTGTGGGCTTCCTGGCCCTCGTACACGGTGATGCCGGAAATGCGGGCGAGAATACGCCTCAACCAATACTTGCCCAGAACCTCCATCCCCCCAAGTATACGCACCCCCGGCCCCGGGGCTTATAATCTGCCAAAGGAAGGGCCGTTGGCCGGAAAGGAGCGGGGATGGAGTTCAAGATCACGCTGACCACGGAGGAGATCGTTAGGGGGCTCAAGCACTACCGCCGCATCGCCAAGCAGGACGTCCTCCGGGCCCCGGAGACGCCCAACCCCGAGGTCTTCCGCCGCCACGCCGAGGCCAGGCGGGAGGTCTACGCCAAGCTGGCGGAGGTGGCGGAAGCCGAGGGCCCCGAGGCTGTGGTCCAGTACGCCCTGGAACTCTACAAGTCCCTGCCCTTCGTGACCGGGACGCCGGAGGACCAGTACCCCGAGATCAAGGGTCAGGAGAACGCCCTGGAGAACTTCTTCCTCATGATCGGCCTGGACCCCAAGACCAGGCGGGAGGCCAGGAAGGCCAGGAAGCCCCTGCAATGACCCTGGAAGTCCTCGAGGCCCAGGCCAAGGCCTGCACCGCCTGCCGTCTGGCGGAGGGCCGCACCCAGGTGGTCTTCGGCGAGGGCAACCCCGACGCCAACCTCATGATCGTGGGGGAAGGCCCGGGGGAGGAGGAAGACAAGACCGGCCACCCCTTCGTGGGCAAGGCGGGCCAGCTTCTAAACCGCATCCTGGAGGCGGCGGGGATCCGCCGGGAGGAGATCTACATCACCAACATCGTCAAGTGCCGCCCCCCCGGAAACCGGGCCCCCCTCCCCGACGAGGCCAAGATCTGCACCGACCGCTGGCTCCTGAAGCAGATTGAGCTCATCGCCCCCCAGATCATCGTCCCCCTGGGGGCGGTGGCCGCCGAGTTCTTCCTGGGGGAGAAGGTCTCCATCACCAAGGTGCGGGGCCAGTGGTACGAGTGGCACGGCATCAAGGTCTTCCCCATGTTCCACCCCGCCTACCTTCTCAGGAATCCAAGCCGCGCCCCGGGAAGCCCCAAGCACCTCACCTGGCTGGACATCCAGGAGGTGAAAAGGGCCCTCCAGGCCCTGCCTCCCAAGGCGGGAAGGGTCAGGCCGGTGAGCCAGGAGCCCCTTTTTTAAGGGCCCCGGCGGGGCCGGCTCCTTGAGGGAGATGGGCGCCCCGTGATAAGCTTCCGGCGCCTCCGAGCCTTGCGGGGCCCTCGAGGCCTCCCTGGCCGGGCGCACGCGCCCCGGGGTGAAGGGGGCAACCCTTTCGCCTGCCGCTTTCGCAAAGGAGGTGGGTGCCGTGAAGCGTTGGTTCCCCTTGGCGGTGTGGGTTGTGGCCCTGCTGGGCTCCGCCTGGGCCCAAACGGTCCGGGTCGTGGCCGCGGCCGACCTGCAGTACGCCCTCCCCGACCTGGCCCGGGCTTTTGCGTCCAAAAACCCCGGGACCAAGGTCCAGCTCACCTTCGGTTCCTCGGGAAAGCTCTTCACCCAGCTGACCCAGGGCCTGGAAGCCGACATCTACTTCTCCGCCGAGGCCATTTACCCCAAGCTCCTAGAGGAAAGGGGCCTGGCCGAGCCCGGCACCCGCAAGCCCTACGCCCTGGGCCAGGTGGTCATCTGGCTGGACCGGAGGCTGGGCCTCCGTCCAGAACCCGATGCCCTCAAGAACCCCCAGATCACCCAGCTGGCCATCGCCAACCCCCTTCACGCCCCTTACGGCCGCGCCGCCGTTACCCTTTTGGAGCGTTACGGCCTCCTCAAGAGGCGGAGGGACACCCCCATCCCCGACTTCGCCCGCCTCCCCTGGGAGGCCATCCCCTGGGAGCGCCTCACCGGAGGCGTGGAGGCCTACTGGGACGCCACCCCCCTGCGCCAGGGCAAGCCCGGCTTCACCTTCGTCTACGGGGAGAACATCGGCCAGACCGCCCAGCTGGCCCTGGCCTCCACGCGGGCGGGCATCCTGGCCCTGCCCCTGGCGGTCAACGAGAGCCTGTCCGGGCCCGGGGTCTACTGGGTGGCCCCCCTGGAGAGCCACCTGCGCCTGGAGCAGCACTACGTGATCCTGAAGGGGCGGGGCCGTCCGGAGGTCGTGGCCTTCCACCGCTTTGTGGGAAGCCCCGAAGGGCGGGCCATCCTCAAGCGCTCCGGCTTCCTCGTCCCCGGGGAGTAGCCCATGGACCCGGCCTTCTGGACCGCCCTCCTCCTCTCCTTCCAGGTGGCCCTCCTGGCCTCCCTCCTCCTCCTCCTCCTGGGGGTTCCCCTGGCCTGGGTCCTGGCCTTCCGCGCTTTCCCGGGCAAGGTCCTGGTGGAGTCCCTCTTCCTCCTCCCCCTGGTCCTTCCCCCCACGGTCCTGGGCTTCTACCTCCTCCTCTTCCTGGGGTCCGACGGGCCCCTCTTCCGCCTCCTCGGGGTCTCCCTGGCCTTCCGCTTTGAGGGTCTGGTCCTGGCGAGCCTGGTTTTCAGCCTGCCCTTCGCCCTCTCCGCCTACCGGGAGGCCTTCTTGGCCCTGGACCCCAACCTCCTGGAGGTGGCCCGCACCCTGGGGGCGCCCAGGGCCCGGATCCTGGCCCGGGTGGTCCTCCCCCTGGTCTGGCCCGGCCTCCTCTCGGGGACCCTTCTGGCCTTCGCCAAGATCCTGGGGGAGTTCGGGGTGCTCCTCATGGTGGGCGGGTCCATCCCCGGAAAGACCCAGGTGGTGAGCGTCTACCTCTACGACCTGGTCCAGGCCCTCCGCTTCGCCGAGGCCATGAGGGCCAGCCTGGTCCTCCTGGCCTTGAGCTTCCTCCTCATCTCGGGCGTGCGGCTTTTGGAAAGGAGGTGGCGGACCTGGAGGTCCACTACCGGCTGAGGTGGCCCATAGCCCTCGAGGCCCGCTTCCAGATCCGGGGCTTCACCGCCCTCCTGGGGGAAAGCGGCGTGGGCAAGACCACGCTCCTCAAGGCCCTCTGTGGCCTCATCCCGGCCGAGGGAACGCCCTACTCCGGCCTCCCGCCGGAGAAGCGCCCCGTAGGCTACCTGCCCCAGGACCTGGCCCTCTTCCCCCACATGACCGCCCTGGAGAACGTGGCCTTTCCCCTTTCGGGCAGGGGAAAGGGTGAGGCCCTGGCCCTTCTAGAGCGGGTGGGCCTCCTGGAGCACGCCCACAAGCGTCCCCAGGCCCTCTCCGGCGGGCAAAAGCAAAGGGTGGCCCTGGCCCGGGCCCTG encodes:
- a CDS encoding uracil-DNA glycosylase; this translates as MTLEVLEAQAKACTACRLAEGRTQVVFGEGNPDANLMIVGEGPGEEEDKTGHPFVGKAGQLLNRILEAAGIRREEIYITNIVKCRPPGNRAPLPDEAKICTDRWLLKQIELIAPQIIVPLGAVAAEFFLGEKVSITKVRGQWYEWHGIKVFPMFHPAYLLRNPSRAPGSPKHLTWLDIQEVKRALQALPPKAGRVRPVSQEPLF
- the modA gene encoding molybdate ABC transporter substrate-binding protein; amino-acid sequence: MKRWFPLAVWVVALLGSAWAQTVRVVAAADLQYALPDLARAFASKNPGTKVQLTFGSSGKLFTQLTQGLEADIYFSAEAIYPKLLEERGLAEPGTRKPYALGQVVIWLDRRLGLRPEPDALKNPQITQLAIANPLHAPYGRAAVTLLERYGLLKRRRDTPIPDFARLPWEAIPWERLTGGVEAYWDATPLRQGKPGFTFVYGENIGQTAQLALASTRAGILALPLAVNESLSGPGVYWVAPLESHLRLEQHYVILKGRGRPEVVAFHRFVGSPEGRAILKRSGFLVPGE
- the modB gene encoding molybdate ABC transporter permease subunit; protein product: MDPAFWTALLLSFQVALLASLLLLLLGVPLAWVLAFRAFPGKVLVESLFLLPLVLPPTVLGFYLLLFLGSDGPLFRLLGVSLAFRFEGLVLASLVFSLPFALSAYREAFLALDPNLLEVARTLGAPRARILARVVLPLVWPGLLSGTLLAFAKILGEFGVLLMVGGSIPGKTQVVSVYLYDLVQALRFAEAMRASLVLLALSFLLISGVRLLERRWRTWRSTTG